Within Candidatus Cloacimonadota bacterium, the genomic segment CATTTAGTTTTAAATCATTAAATCCCCAGATAGTAATTTCAGCCTTTTTAGATTTCATTTTACCGCGAAGTGAAGGAAGTCGTGGCTCATTTATTTCTTTTACAACTGAAATTGCAACAGGTAATTTAGATTCAATAACATCATATCCATCCTCCATCATTCTCTCGGCAATAATCTTACCATCTGATATGGACTCAATCTTTTTAACAAATGTGATTTGTGGGATTCCAAGATGAGTTGCCACACCTGGTCCTACTTGTGCTGTATCACCATCAATAGCCTGTTTGCCAAATAAAATTATATCATAATTGCTAATCTTTTTTATTGCAGTTGATAGAGTATAGCTGGTAGCAAATGTGTCAGCTCCAGCAAATTTTCTATCTGAAAGTAAAACCACTTCATCTGCACCTAAAGAAATAGCCTCTCGCAAAGCAGATTCAACCTGTGGAGGTCCCATACTGAGGATAGTTACCTTTCCACCAAACTCTTCACGTAATCTTAATCCTTCCTCAATAGCATACATATCAAATGGATTTATAATACTCTCAACGCCTTCACGAATTAGAGTATTTGTTTCAGGATTTATCTTTATTTCTATTGTATCAGGAACTTGCTTTATGCAAACAATTATGTTCATCTGAGCTCCGTAAATAGATTATGGGTCTATGGGTTTATGAGTTTATGGGTAGATGAGAATATGAGTAAATTGGTATATGTAAGAATGGGTTCATTTATTTTATTTTTCCTTCCTGCCTATCGGCAGACAGGTTATCTACTTCTTCAACCAGGCTAATCAATAATTCTTTGATTTCTAACTCTTTATGAGGCTTGACCATATTACCCATCCACTCATTTACTCTTTTCCGTCCGGGCGCCGAGACCGATACTCATTCACCCTTTATTATATCATTATTACCTAAAAGTAACCTACAGTTGTTTTTTATATTAGAAATGGTTACATTCTCGCCGATAAGGCTGTCCAGAATCTTTCCTTTAACATTTGAGATTAAGCACTTTTTCATAACAATACTATTTGCAATGTTTGTGTCAGTAATTTTACATTCGTCACCAATACATGTATTTGGATATAAAGTAGAGTTTGAGATAACACATCTCTGTCCGATGGCAACAGGGCCTGTTATTTTACAATTTTCAATCCTACTATCAGTTCCGATGTATACTGAATTTTCTAATTTAGATTCCTTATCTATATCACCTCTAATATACCAGCCTTTAAGTTTATTCATAAGATATTGATTAGCATCTAAAATATCCTC encodes:
- a CDS encoding electron transfer flavoprotein subunit beta/FixA family protein codes for the protein MNIIVCIKQVPDTIEIKINPETNTLIREGVESIINPFDMYAIEEGLRLREEFGGKVTILSMGPPQVESALREAISLGADEVVLLSDRKFAGADTFATSYTLSTAIKKISNYDIILFGKQAIDGDTAQVGPGVATHLGIPQITFVKKIESISDGKIIAERMMEDGYDVIESKLPVAISVVKEINEPRLPSLRGKMKSKKAEITIWGFNDLKLNEKHIGLNGSPTQVEKIFTPKMEKKTEILHGTPQEMALKLAKKLKELRKQ